The sequence ATTCTCGACTACAAAGTAACCGTCTGCACGTTACCCCAAGATGATGCTAGTGTTATCAGAATGCTATCATTAAAACGGCATTAAAGACTTATTCATGGAAGAAAGTCTGTTTTTCGGCTAAACTGGTTTTTAACACCAGAAATCAGTAAGCTTGCAGAAGTCATCATTGACTCAACTCATGTATACAAATTCAGCTTTTTACCATTCGTGCCTACCGATACTCAAGCCCAATTAGCCCTCACCCTCGTTCCGGGGGTTGGCAGTATTCTCATTCGACAACTGGTAAGTTACTGTGGTTCAGCTACTGAGGTGTTTCGATCTCCATTGGCTCGCCTGATGAAAGTTCCCGGCATTGGCGAAGTCACGGCTCGTGCTATCCTGAAGGCGGGTACTCTGGAAGAAGCCGAGCAACTCATGAAACGCGTTGAGAAGCTGGGAGCAACAGTGTTGTTCTATACCGATAAAGACTATCCGGTCCGGCTCAAAAACCTGTACGACGCTCCTGCCCTCCTGTATTTTCAAGGCTCAGGCAATCTAAACGCTCCCCGAACAATTGGGCTGGTAGGCACGCGGCAGGCTACCGAATACGGCCGACGTATAACCAGCGAAATCATTGAAGCGGTTGCTCCGTATGGCGCTTACATCATTAGCGGGCTGGCCTATGGCATCGACATTGCGGCCCATCGTGCCAGTCTGGCCAATAACTTACCGACAATTGGTGTGATGGCGAGTGGTCTGGACATTATCTACCCGAATGTACATCAGAAAACGGCGCAGGATATGCAGATGTTGGGCGGCTTGCTGACCGAAAGTCAGCCGGGGACAAAACCAGATGCTCACCTGTTTCCAGCCCGAAACCGCATCATTGCCGGTTTGAGTGATGCCATTGTGGTGGTAGAGGCAGCCGCGAAGGGAGGGGCATTAATAACAGCCGAATATGCCAATAACTACCATCGTGAGGTATTTGCTGTACCTGGCCAGTTGAATCAGACGTTTTCAGCGGGATGTAATAAACTCATTCGCGAAAATAAAGCGCAGATTTACACCAGTCCCCAAGACATCATTGAAGCCCTCAA comes from Spirosoma aureum and encodes:
- the dprA gene encoding DNA-processing protein DprA — encoded protein: MPTDTQAQLALTLVPGVGSILIRQLVSYCGSATEVFRSPLARLMKVPGIGEVTARAILKAGTLEEAEQLMKRVEKLGATVLFYTDKDYPVRLKNLYDAPALLYFQGSGNLNAPRTIGLVGTRQATEYGRRITSEIIEAVAPYGAYIISGLAYGIDIAAHRASLANNLPTIGVMASGLDIIYPNVHQKTAQDMQMLGGLLTESQPGTKPDAHLFPARNRIIAGLSDAIVVVEAAAKGGALITAEYANNYHREVFAVPGQLNQTFSAGCNKLIRENKAQIYTSPQDIIEALNWDRPETGSSTTGLRATSAPAPALPVDITEEESQIIALLRQVNDLHIDDLSWKSQIPMGRLASLLLNLEFRGFVRSLPGKKYAVIYI